In a genomic window of Chaetodon auriga isolate fChaAug3 chromosome 1, fChaAug3.hap1, whole genome shotgun sequence:
- the dmxl2 gene encoding dmX-like protein 2 isoform X4: MHLHQVLTGAVNPGDCCYSVGSVVDIPFTAYGSGCDVVILASDFECVQIIPGAQNGNIQVGCVECSHQLGRIAASYGNTVCIFEPLSTNPNKRHKQLNYQWQKTGQFFLDAITYNLAWDPQGNRILAATERLQLWAPPLTDALIEEEDGQLTEDKPHPVLNDWNCVWQCKTAASVHVAKWSPDGEYFATVGKDDCLLKVWYPTTGWRSAVVVQDPSDKKPPPVHFSFVYLAHPRSVTGMSWRKTSKFMPKGSVCNVLLTSCEDGVCRLWSETLLPEDSLLGGQISENTQSFSSSLPGLAGNKDKIQHALESIHHLKHLRRGRRRSSALVAHSELLPSQLSTQDTHTHRHIVHHANALCHFHISASINPNTDIPSTLADSAVFNPDDGSGGGGFVVHWLNNKDLSFTASMELFMLQLRKFSEQQLEQTTEDPLDPEGSPMKFDFDLDEMSDKASSEQGEEGEPGEQGSTKASSPGSSSSMPLPSMLLERKMETLTTEWNKSPDMLFTIHPADGSFLVWHVKYLDEFNQGIFRQVQVSFSSRIPVAFPTGDANSLSKNILMYACTLTEGESAGAGELGRMVQRVSHSASASAGLGSPALASSPNPCIGISPAVMMVSKHVDGSLNQWAVTFAERSAFSNVLTVSHKFRYCGHRFHLNDQACHTVLPLLLTSSHHNALLTPPSAPGSLEGEQPPTFPLPKGLPSRKQLRNAATRTFHDPNAIYSELILWRVDHIGPLSCTGGVSELARINSLHTSAFSNVAWLPTLVPSSVLGTYCNSASACFVASDGKNLRLYQAVVDARKLLDELSDPETSKLVGEVFNIVSQQSTARPGCIIELDVITNQCGANTQLLHVFQEDFILGYKPQKETDAYTPAFPSGEDYQPAPFSEKFFLVVIEKDLNRNSVLQMWHLHLKSVQACVDEPSPDYSFQSQLMVPNQVFNADSSPETSPIRPLPRSASTANLQSASKLILSSKLVYSKRLDLPHGVEVTRATPSAGHLSSSSIYPVCLAPYLIVTTCSDSRVRFWHCAVECDDGYSEDDRDNRVYRWEPWALMNEEEDNNSAVCVSGRPVAVSCSYIGRLAVAFKKPRQGQLQGSGEDFSMHVSIYECESTGGSEWVLEQTLHLDDFTRPSTTLDPRVSVDSNLFVYSRSDLYMSRDHSSPNIKHYVHLDWLSKEDGSHILTVGVGSNILMYGRISGMVNEQTSSKEGVAVITLPLGGSIKQGIRSRWILLRSVDLLSSVDGTPSLPVSLSWVRDGILVVGMDCEMHVYAQWHQDKKPGEGEEGNLSSADIAGGQTAGSSSVFEGRARSKSVFEGSAAVDEALRAPAGLQEGGLFEAAHSLSPTLPQYHPTQLLELMDLGKVRRAKAILAHLVKCIAGEVAVVRDVEAGEGGARRHLSRTISVTGSTAKDTIVAGRDGGRDYTEINSIPPLPLYSLMLADLDTSYKGAEEAAKGAKVADGEGAQKSTEDQYSDLFQVPTVTTDDFVNFATDKPEKKSRVINLSQYGPTYFGPEHAQVLSSHLMHSSLPGLTRLEQMFLVALADTVATTSAEVTSSTDQQYTGAEALDECGLRYLLAMRLHTCLLTSLPPLYRMQLLHQGLSTCHFAWAFHSEAEEELLNMIPAMQRGDPQWSELRAVGVGWWIRNINTLRKMVEKLGKAAFQRHNDPLDAALFYLAMKKKAVLWGLFRSQHDEKMTQFFKNNFSEDRWRKAALKNAFSLLGKQRFEQSAAFFLLAGSLKDAIEVLMEKMEDLQLAMIVARLYEADFENSSTCQGLLHEKVLGCNRDGSGYHCSRLHPDPFLRSIAYWIMKDYTRALDTLLERIPKEDDENPDVMVKSCNPVVFSFYNYLRTHPLIIRRHFANPEGTATNVGLTAEKSSADEINLIERKLFFTTANAHFKVGCPVLALEVLSKIPKVTKKSGSSPLSKASSKANLNSSQPLENGTQGGVDWASPAAPAYAWGGNDAGAGGLDWSQPMIKVEDDGLNLDWGDDKDDDEDEDDDDGLTMKKPEAETKADGGSGASGSKLQRENSQGESEVDVIAEQLKFRACLKILMTELRTLATGFEVDGGKLRFQLYSWLEKEIAAMHTICNYKVEGKEEDSEVERWGERTASVDISDEALENTEAGAYERHQMERRRLQAKQQHSERRKAWLRKNQALLRVFLSYCSLHGAKGGGVTSVRMELLFLLQESQQELTVKQLQSPLPLPTTLPLLSACIAPTKTVIANPVLHLSNHIHDILHTVTLMEAPPHPDFMDDRVNALHTLAASLSACIYQALCDSHSYSSQTEANQFTGMVYQGLLLSERKRLRTESIEEHITPNSAPAQWPGVSSLISLLTSAREEDQPRLNVLLCEAVVAVYLSLLIHGLGTHSSNELFRLAAHPLNNRVWASVFGGGAKVIIKPKRPEAPPAAPPQPPAEDVDRYRRRFNMRMLVPGRPVKETPATPPPVPTERPAYREKFIPPELSMWDYFVAKPFLPLSDSNALCDSDESGAEDDEDDDDAFLSDTQITEHSDPNSYSWALIRLVMVKLAQHNVKNFLPLTGLDFTDLPVTSPLGNAVLKTLENWEQLLLERMNKFDGPPPNYINTYPTDLSAGGGPAILRHKAMLEPDNTPFKTKNHQSFPARRLWHFLVKQEVLQETLIRYIFTKKRKQSEVEADLGYPGGKAKIIHKESDIIMAFAINKANSNEIVLASTHDVQEVDVSSLVAVQPYTWIGEDFDKESRSSDDIDHRSSHTNIAQASSVPFAPPQMPVSASMPWLGSGQTSMGASVIMKRNLNNVKRMTSHPIYQYYMTGAQDGSVRMFEWNRPQQLICFRQAGNARVTRLYFNSQGNKCGVADGEGFLSLWQVNQTSSNPKPYLSWQCHTKTCGDFAFITSSSLIATAGQSNDNRNVCLWDTLISPSNTMVHAFPCHENGATVLQYAPKQQLLITGGRKGFVCVFDIRQRQLLHTFQAHDSAIKALALDAFEDFFVTGSAEGNMKVWKLAGHGLMHSFSTEHAKQSIFRNIGAGVMQVETRPGNRIFTCGADGTLKMRVLPDRYNIPSSLVDVL; encoded by the exons gcCTATGGCTCAGGTTGTGATGTAGTGATCTTGGCTAGTGACTTTGAGTGTGTGCAGATTATCCCGGGAGCTCAGAATGGAAACATACAGGTGGGCTGTGTGGAGTGCTCCCACCAGCTTGGCAGG ATCGCTGCTTCCTACGGAAACACAGTCTGCATCTTTGAACCTCTTTCTACCAACCCAAACAAACGCCACAAG CAGCTAAACTATCAGTGGCAAAAGACAGGACAGTTCTTCCTCGATGCCATCACCTACAACCTGGCCTGGGACCCACAAG GGAACCGTATCCTAGCAGCAACTGAGCGGCTCCAGCTGTGGGCTCCACCACTGACAGATGCCCtgatagaggaggaggatgggcaGTTGACGGAGGACAAGCCCCACCCTGTCCTCAATGACTGGAACTGTGTCTGGCAGTGCAA GACTGCTGCATCCGTTCACGTTGCCAAGTGGTCTCCTGATGGGGAGTACTTTGCAACAGTGGGGAAG GATGACTGTTTGCTCAAGGTGTGGTATCCCACCACGGGCTGGCGTTCTGCAGTGGTGGTCCAGGACCCCTCCGACAAAAAGCCTCCGCCCGTTCACTTCTCCTTCGTTTACCTGGCTCATCCCCGCTCGGTCACTGGTATGTCCTGGAGGAAGACCAGCAAGTTCATGCCCAA GGGTTCGGTGTGCAACGTGTTACTGACGTCCTGCGAGGATGGTGTGTGTAGGTTGTGGTCGGAGACGCTGCTACCAGAGGACAGCCTGCTTGGAGGACAGATCTCTGAGAACACACAGTCCTTCAGCTCCAGCCTGCCAGGCCTGGCAGGCAATAAGGACAAAATCCAACACGCTTTGGAG TCAATCCACCACCTGAAGCATCTGCGCCGGGGCCGGAGACGGTCCTCGGCTCTGGTGGCACACAGTGAGCTGCTGCCCTCTCAGCTCAGCacgcaggacacacacactcaccgcCATATCGTTCATCACGCTAACGCCCTGTGTCACTTCCATATCTCAGCCAGTATTAACCCCAACACAG ATATCCCGTCAACGCTGGCTGACTCTGCAGTGTTCAACCCTGACGATggcagtggtggtggaggcTTCGTGGTTCACTGGCTCAACAATAAGGACCTCAGCTTCACTGCCTCCATGGAGCTCTTCATGTTGCAGCTTCGTAAGTTCTCTgaacagcagctggagcagaccACTGAGGACCCCCTGGACCCCGAAGGATCCCCTATGAAATTCGACTTTG ACCTGGACGAGATGTCTGACAAAGCCTCCTCGGAGCAAGGGGAAGAGGGTGAACCAGGGGAGCAGGGAAGCACCAAGGCATCCTCCCCGGGATCCAGCTCCAGCATGCCTTTGCCCTCCATGCTGCTGGAGCGGAAGATGGAGACTCTGACCACGGAGTGGAACAAGAGCCCAGACATGCTGTTCACCATCCACCCTGCCGATGGATCTTTCCTGGTTTGGCATGTGAAGTACTTGGACGAATTCAACCAGGGAATCTTCAGACAGGTTCAG GTGTCCTTCTCCTCCCGTATTCCAGTGGCATTTCCTACAGGTGATGCCAACTCGCTGAGTAAAAACATCCTGATGTACGCCTGCACTTTGACTGAGGGTGAGAGTGCCGGGGCAGGGGAGTTGGGTAGGATGGTCCAACGTGTCTCCCActctgcttcagcctcagccGGCCTGGGTTCGCCCGCCCTGGCCTCCTCTCCCAACCCCTGCATTGGCATCAGTCCTGCTGTCATGATGGTCTCCAAGCATGTCGATGGATCTCTCAACCAG TGGGCTGTGACATTCGCTGAGCGTTCTGCCTTCTCCAACGTATTGACTGTATCTCACAAGTTCCGGTACTGCGGCCACCGCTTCCATCTGAACGACCAAGCCTGCCACACAGTGCTGCCCCTGCTGCTGACCTCCTCTCACCATAATGCTCTGCTCACCCCTCCGTCGGCCCCTGGCAGTCTGGAAGGAGAGCAGCCTCCTACCTTTCCACTACCAAAGGGACTTCCCAG CAGGAAGCAGCTTCGTAATGCAGCTACAAGGACCTTCCATGACCCCAACGCCATCTATAGTGAGCTGATCTTGTGGAGGGTGGACCACATTGGACCCCTGTCCTGCACTGGAGGGGTTTCTGAACTGGCCCGCATCAACTCCCTGCACACCTCTGCCTTCAGCAATGTTGCTTGGCTACCTACACTAGTACCCAGCTCTGTACTCG GAACTTACTGCAACAGTGCGAGCGCCTGCTTCGTGGCATCGGATGGTAAAAACCTGCGTCTCTATCAAGCCGTGGTGGATGCCAGAAAACTACTGGATGAGCTGTCAGATCCTGAAACATCT AAACTGGTGGGCGAGGTGTTCAACATCGTCAGCCAGCAGTCCACTGCCAGACCCGGATGTATCATAGAGTTGGACGTCATTACAAACCAG TGTGGCGCCAACACCCAGCTGCTTCATGTCTTCCAAGAGGACTTCATTCTAGGTTACAAGCCCCAGAAAGAAACAGACGCATACACACCGGCTTTTCCATCTGGTGAAG ATTACCAACCTGCCCCATTCTCTGAGAAGTTCTTCCTGGTGGTGATAGAGAAGGATCTCAACAGGAACTCTGTCCTGCAGATGTGGCACCTGCACCTCAAGTCTGTGCAGGCCTGTGTCG ATGAGCCGAGCCCAGATTATAGCTTCCAAAGCCAGCTGATGGTTCCCAATCAAGTTTTCAATGCCGACTCGTCTCCGGAGACCTCTCCCATCAGGCCCCTGCCACGGTCCGCCTCCACAGCCAACTTACAATCAGCAAGCAAACTCATCCTCAGCTCCAAGCTGGTGTACAGCAAGCGGCTCGACCTGCCCCATGGGGTGGAGGTTACCAGGGCCACCCCCTCTGCAG GTCACCTGAGTTCCTCCTCCATCTACCCTGTGTGCCTGGCTCCGTATCTGATTGTTACGACCTGCTCTGACTCTCGAGTGCGGTTCTGGCACTGTGCTGTGGAGTGTGATGACGGGTACAGCGAAGATGACCGGGACAACAGGGTGTACCGCTGGGAGCCCTGGGCACTGATGAACGAAGAGGAAGACAAcaacagtgctgtgtgtgtgtcagggcgGCCTGTTGCTGTGTCCTGCTCCTACATCGGCAGGCTGGCCGTGGCCTTTAAAAAGCCACGACAAGGACAG CTGCAAGGTTCTGGAGAGGACTTCTCCATGCACGTGTCCATCTATGAGTGCGAGTCCACCGGTGGCTCAGAGTGGGTTTTAGAGCAAACTCTCCACCTGGACGACTTCACCAGACCTTCGACTACCCTGGATCCAAGAGTCAGTGTGGACTCCAACCTCTTTGTGTACAGCAG GTCTGACCTGTACATGAGCAGAGACCATAGCTCCCCCAACATTAAGCACTACGTTCACCTGGACTGGCTGTCAAAGGAGGATGGATCTCACATCCTCACCGTCGGAGTTGGATCCAACATTCTCATGTACGGCCGGATCTCTGGTATGGTCAATGAGCAGACGAGCAGCAAGGAGGGGGTGGCTGTCATCACCCTTCCTCTAGGGGGCAGTATCAAACAGGGGATCCGCTCCCGCTGGATCCTGCTTCGGTCCGTGGACCTCCTGTCCTCCGTGGACGGCACACCGTCTCTGCCAGTCTCCCTGTCCTGGGTGAGGGACGGCATCCTGGTGGTGGGCATGGACTGTGAAATGCATGTGTACGCCCAGTGGCATCAGGACAAGAAACCcggtgagggagaggagggcaaCCTATCGTCCGCAGACATCGCTGGAGGTCAAACTGCAGGTTCCTCCTCGGTCTTTGAAGGGAGAGCCAGGTCTAAGAGCGTGTTTGAAGGGAGTGCCGCAGTGGACGAGGCCCTCCGTGCCCCGGCAGGACTTCAGGAAGGGGGACTGTTCGAGGCGGCTCATTCCCTGTCCCCTACTCTACCCCAGTACCATcccacacagctgctggagctcatGGACCTGGGCAAGGTTCGCCGTGCCAAG gCCATCCTCGCTCACCTGGTGAAGTGTATCGCCGGGGAAGTTGCCGTGGTGAGGGATGTGGAGGCTGGTGAGGGCGGCGCCAGGAGACATCTGTCTCGGACCATCAGTGTGACTGGCAGCACAGCGAAAGACACCATTGTGGCTGGCCGCGATGGGGGCAGAGATTACACAGAGATCAACTCCATCCCTCCCTTGCCTCTGTACTCCCTCATGTTGGCTGACTTAGACACCTCGTACAAGGGAGCAGAAGAGGCTGCTAAGGGAGCTAAGGTGGCCGACGGCGAGGGAGCCCAGAAGTCCACAGAGGACCAGTATTCCGACCTCTTCCAG GTGCCAACAGTTACCACAGACGACTTTGTGAACTTTGCCACTGACAAACCAGAGAAGAAGTCTCGAGTTATCAACCTCTCTCAATATGGACCAACCTACTTTGGACCAGAGCATGCTCAG GTATTATCCAGTCACCTCATGCACTCCAGCCTACCGGGACTGACCAGACTAGAGCAGATGTTCTTGGTGGCCTTGGCTGATACGGTTGCGACCACCAGTGCTGAGGTCACCAGCTCCACTGATCAACAGTACACAG gtgcTGAGGCTCTCGATGAGTGTGGACTGAGGTACCTGCTGGCCATGCGTCTTCATACCTGCCTGCTCACTTCTCTGCCCCCCCTCTACCGCATGCAGCTGCTCCACCAGG GCCTATCAACATGCCACTTTGCATGGGCCTTCCACTCGGAGGcggaagaggagctgctgaacaTGATCCCAGCCATGCAGAGAGGCGATCCACAATGGTCTGAGCTCAGAGCGGTTGGGGTGGGTTGGTGGATACGCAACATCAACACTCTGCGGAAAATGGTGGAGAAG TTAGGTAAAGCTGCGTTCCAGAGACACAACGACCCTTTAGATGCTGCTCTGTTCTACTTGGCCATGAAAAAGAAAGCTGTCCTTTGGGGGCTGTTCAG GTCTCAGCATGATGAGAAGATGACTCAGTTCTTCAAGAACAACTTCAGTGAGGACCGCTGGCGAAAGGCAGCTCTGAAAAATGCATTCTCCCTGCTGGGAAAGCAGCGCTTTGAACAGTCCGCTGCCTTCTTCCTGCTGGCTGGATCACTCAAAGACGCCATAGAG GTGTTgatggagaagatggaggatcTCCAGTTAGCCATGATAGTAGCAAGGCTGTATGAGGCTGACTTTGAGAACTCATCCACTTGCCAAGGCCTCCTTCATGAGAAGGTCCTGGGCTGTAACAGGGATGGAAGTGGCTATCACTGTTCCAGACTGCACCCTGACCCATTCCTCCGCAGCATAGCCTACTGGATCATGAAGGATTACACCCGGGCCCTGGACACTCTGTTGGAGCGAATCCCCAAAGAGGATGACGAGAACCCTG ATGTGATGGTGAAATCTTGCAACCCGGTGGTGTTTAGCTTCTACAACTACCTGAGGACACACCCTTTGATCATCCGTCGCCACTTCGCAAATCCGGAGGGCACAGCAACAAATGTGGGCCTGACAGCTGAGAAGAGCAGCGCAGATGAGATCAACCTCATAGAGCGTAAACTCTTCTTCACCACAGCCAATGCACACTTCAAG GTGGGCTGCCCAGTTCTGGCTCTGGAAGTGCTCTCCAAGATTCCCAAAGTTACCAAGAAATCTGGCTCCTCACCTCTTAGCAAAGCTTCATCCAAGGCCAACTTAAACTCCAGTCAGCCCCTGGAAAATGGCACCCAGGGAGGTGTGGACTGGGCCTCCCCAGCAGCCCCTGCCTATGCCTGGGGAGGAAACGATGCAGGTGCGGGTGGGTTGGATTGGAGCCAGCCCATGATAAAGGTGGAGGACGACGGGCTGAATCTGGACTGGGGAGATGAtaaggatgatgatgaagatgaggatgatgatgatggtctgaCCATGAAGAAACCGGAGGCTGAGACCAAAGCAGACGGAGGCTCAGGGGCCAGTGGCTCcaaactgcagagagagaactCACAG GGTGAGTCAGAGGTGGACGTGatagcagagcagctgaagttcCGTGCCTGTCTGAAGATCTTGATGACAGAGCTGCGCACGCTGGCCACGGGCTTTGAGGTGGATGGAGGAAAGCTCCGCTTTCAGCTCTACAGTTGGCTCGAGAAAGAGATCGCTGCCATGCATACGATCTGCAACTACAAG gtggaggggaaggaggaagatTCAGAGGTGGAGCGTTGGGGGGAGCGCACAGCGTCAGTGGACATATCAGACGAGGCCCTGGAGAACACAGAGGCCGGGGCCTACGAGCGCCACCAGATGGAGCGGCGTCGTCTTCAGgccaagcagcagcactccGAGAGGCGCAAGGCGTGGCTGAGGAAGAACCAGGCCCTGCTGAGGGTGTTTCTGTCCTACTGTAGCCTTCATGGAGCCAAGGGAGGAGGAGTCACCTCTGTTCGCATGGAGCTTCTGTTCCTTCTGCAGGAGAGccagcag GAACTCACAGTTAAGCAGCTGcagtctcctctgcctctgcccaCCACACTGCCTCTGCTATCTGCTTGCATTGCCCCCACCAAGACGGTCATAGCTAATCCAGTTCTCCACCTCAGCAACCACATTCACGACATCCTCCACACCGTCACCCTCATGGAGGCCCCGCCGCATCCTGACTTCATGGATGATCGG GTGAATGCTCTGCACACGCTAGCAGCGTCTCTGTCTGCTTGCATCTATCAAGCACTGTGTGACAGCCACAGCTACAG CAGCCAGACTGAGGCCAACCAGTTTACAGGGATGGTGTACCAGGGCCTGTTGCTCAGTGAGAGGAAACGTCTCCGCACAGAAAGCATTGAAGAACACATAACTCCAAATTCCGCTCCTGCACAGTGGCCAG gtgtgtcgTCTCTGATTTCTCTGTTGACGTCTGCCAGAGAGGAGGATCAGCCGAGGCTCAACGTGCTGCTGTGCGAGGCGGTCGTGGCTGTTTATCTGTCGCTGCTCATCCACGGCCTGGGCACGCACAGCAGCAACGAACTCTTCCGCCTGGCAGCACATCCCCTCAACAACCGCGTGTGGGCCTCTGTCTTTggaggaggggccaaagtcatTATTAAGCCAAAGAGGCCCGAGGCCCCACCAG CGGCTCCCCCTCAGCCCCCAGCGGAGGATGTGGATCGATACAGACGTAGGTTCAACATGAGGATGCTCGTTCCTGGACGGCCTGTAAAGGAGACGCCGGCCACCCCGCCTCCTGTGCCCACAGAGAGACCCGCGTACAGGGAGAAGTTCATCCCCCCGGAGCTGAGCATGTGGGACTACTTTGTGGCCAAA CCCTTCCTGCCGCTGTCCGACAGCAACGCTCTGTGCGACTCAGACGAAAGCGGCgcagaggatgatgaagatgatgacgacGCCTTCCTCTCTGATACGCAGATAACGGAGCACTCTGACCCCAACTCCTACAG CTGGGCTCTGATCCGCCTGGTCATGGTGAAACTGGCTCAGCACAACGTCAAGaacttcctccctctcactggCCTTGACTTCACAG acCTGCCAGTTACCTCCCCTCTCGGCAACGCCGTGTTGAAGACTTTAGAGAACTGGGAGCAGCTTCTGCTGGAGCGAATGAACAAGTTTGACGGTCCGCCTCCCAACTACATCAACACTTACCCCACTGACCTCAGCGCGGGAGGTGGACCCGCCATCCTCCGTCACAAGGCCATGCTGGAGCCAGACAACACACCCTTCAA gaCGAAGAACCATCAGTCCTTTCCAGCCCGACGTCTCTGGCATTTCCTGGTCAAACAGGAAGTTCTTCAGGAGACTTTGATCCGGTACATCTTTACTAAGAAAAGGAAGCAGAGTGAG GTGGAGGCAGATCTTGGCTACCCAGGAGGAAAAGCTAAAATCATTCACAAGGAGTCTGACATAATCATGGCATTTGCCATCAATAAG GCTAACTCCAATGAGATAGTATTGGCCTCCACTCATGATGTCCAGGAGGTGGACGTGTCGAGCCTGGTGGCTGTCCAACCCTACACCTGGATTGGGGAGGACTTTGATAAAGAGTCCCGCAG CTCTGACGACATCGACCATCGTTCTTCTCATACCAACATCGCCCAGGCGAGCTCCGTCCCCTTTGCGCCGCCGCAGATGCCGGTCTCTGCGTCCATGCCCTGGCTCGGCAGTGGGCAAACCAGCATGGGAGCCAGTGTG ATTATGAAGAGGAATCTAAATAACGTGAAGAGAATGACATCCCATCCCATCTATCAGTATT ACATGACAGGGGCTCAGGATGGCAGTGTGAGaatgtttgaatggaacagacCTCAGCAGCTCATCTGCTTCAGACAAGCAGGCAACGCTCGAGTCACCCGCCTCTATTTTAACTCCCAAGGCAAtaag TGTGGAGTTGCTGACGGAGAGGGTTTCCTCAGTCTCTGGCAGGTCAACCAGACATCCTCCAACCCCAAACCCTACCTG AGTTGGCAGTGCCACACAAAGACCTGCGGTGATTTTGCCTTCATCACGTCCTCCAGCCTCATCGCCACGGCCGGACAGTCCAATGATAACAG AAATGTTTGCCTGTGGGATACTCTGATTTCACCTAGCAATACCATGGTCCACG CGTTCCCCTGCCATGAGAACGGGGCCACTGTGCTGCAGTATGCTCctaaacagcagctgctgatcaCTGGAGGCAGAAAGGGCTTTGTGTGCGTGTTCGACATCCGCCAGAGGCAGCTGCTCCACACTTTCCAGGCTCATGACTCAGCCATCAAGGCTCTTGCGCTGGATGCCTTCGAGGACTTCTTCGTCACTGGCTCTGCAGAGGGCAACATGAAG GTGTGGAAGCTAGCCGGCCACGGGCTCATGCACTCTTTTAGCACCGAGCACGCCAAGCAGTCCATCTTCCGCAACATCGGCGCCGGCGTCATGCAGGTGGAGACGCGGCCCGGAAACCGAATCTTCACCTGCGGGGCAGACGGCACCCTGAAGATGAGGGTCCTCCCAGACCGCTACAATATCCCCAGCAGCTTGGTTGACGTCCTGTAA